The DNA window TTATACAGACATTAACATGAAACACTCATAAAGGTTTGCACTGTGTTTTATATAAAACTCGGGAACAGAAGAGGAGTCCATGCCCACACAATGGCGTTATCTTTTTTGTTAGAAAAGGAACTCCACAGAATTACAGGACCCAGACTGGCTGACATTCTTGCGCCTCTACAGGTATTCGTCATTCGATATTTTCAGCAACTGAATTGAACAACACATTTTGTTGTACAACGCTGTCTGGAAAACATCTCCCTTCCCTCTGGCAGAAGAATCGCAGGTTAGCGTTTTTCGTCATGAatgttgttctggaggcagctctgcagaatgGTCAATAGCTAGCACAGTCACAGTCatcaaatcagattttaaacctaaccctaatcttaaattaagacaaaaaagcaaatgtttgtttttattaatttttttatatagccaattttgactttgcaacTGGCTTATCTAGTGGAAATCTCTCAgatctgcctccaggacaagactcatcccAATAAACATCAAACTGTAGAAGTCACACCATTTTACCATCTGGGTGTGACTTGGCTCAGACAGCATGATCTGATTCTGATTCCATTCCCTGACTTCCTCTCTGTACGTTGCATTTGACTGGTCCTCAGTGTGTTTCAGTTGGACAGACTGGACAGAGCGCTGCTGACACAGCGACGGTGTGAGTGGAACAGAGAGAACCGAGGATGGGGGGCGGAGGTCAGCAGACAGAGTCAAGCGAGCCGGCCAAGGGTGACGGGGTTGGGCCCGGTGGAGGGCGAGGTGGCAGTGCAGTCTACACCTGGGAAGAGGTTCAGAAGCACTGCCACAGAAGCGACCAGTGGTTGGTCATCGACAGGAAGGTCTATAATATTACCCAGTGGGCGAAGAGACACCCGGGGGGCATCAGGGTCATCAGTCACTTTGCTGGAGAAGATGCCACGGTCAGTAGCCTAACTATGGAAGTTGTTGGTGAAGTTATTCCAAGAAGACTGTTGCAAATGTTATAATGTTGTAGGTATGACATATTACAgtagttgttagtggatcgtacattatgactctattacatattacactagttgttagtggatcgtacattatgactcgattacatattacactagttgttagtggatcgtacattatgactctatgacatattacagtagttgttagtggatcgtacattatgactctattacatattacactatttgttagtggatcgtacattatgactctattacatattacactagttgttagtggatcgtacattatgactctatgacatattacactagttgttagtggatcgtacattatgactGTATGACATATTACActagttgttagtggatcgtacattatgactctatgacatattacactagttgttagtggatcgtacattatgactctattacatattacactagttgttagtggatcgtacattatgactctattacatattacagtagttgttagtggatcgtacattatgactctatgacatattacactagttgttagtggatcgtacattatgactctattacatattacactagttgttagtggatcgtacattatgactctatgacatattacactagttgttagtggatcgtacattatgactattacatattacactagttgttagtggatcgtacattatgactctattacatattacactagttgttagtggatcgtacattatgactattacatattacactagttgttagtggatcgtacattatgactctattgcatattacactagttgttagtggatcgtacattatgactctatgacatattacactagttgttagtggatcgtacattatCATAATGACATATTACAgtagttgttagtggatcgtacattatgactctattACATATTACACTATTTGTTAGTGGATCATACATTATGACTCTATTACATATTACAgtagttgttagtggatcgtacattatgactctatgacatattacagtagttgttagtggatcgtacattatgactctatgacatattacactagttgttagaggatcgtacattatgactctatgacatattacactagttgttagaggatcgtacattatgactctattacatattacagtagttgttagtggatcgtacattatgactctattacatattacactagttgttagtggatcgtacattatCATAATGACACATTACAgtagttgttagtggatcgtacattatgactctattacatattacactagttgttagtggatcgtacattatgactctatgtcatattacagtagttgttagtggatcgtacattatgactctatgacatattacactagttgttagtggatcgtatgacatattacactagttgttagtggatcgtacattatgactctatgacatattacactagttgttagtggatcgtacattatgactctattacatattacactagttgttagtggatcgtacattatgactctatgacatattacagtagttgttagtggatcgtacattatgactctattacatattacactagttgttagtggatcgtacattatgactctatgacatattacagtagttgttagtggatcgtacattatgactattacatattacactatttgttagtggatcgtacattatgactctattacatattacagtagttgttagtggatcgtacattatgactctattacatattacactagttgttagtggatcgtacattatgactctatgacatattacagtagttgttagtggatcgtacattatgactctatgacatattacactagttgttagtggatcgtacattatCATAATGACACATTACAgtagttgttagtggatcgtacattatgactctattacatattacactagttgttagtggatcgtacattatgactctattacatattacactagttgttagtggatcgtacattGTGATAATGACTTATTACActagttgttagtggatcgtacattatgactctattgcatattacactagttgttagtggatcgtacattatgactctatgacatattacagtagttgttagtggatcgtacattatgactctatgacatattacactagttgttagtggatcgtacattatgactctattGCATATTACACTGgttgttagtggatcgtacattatgactctattacatattacactagttgttagtggatcgtaAATTATCATAATGACATATTACAgtagttgttagtggatcgtacattatgactctattACATATTACACTATTTGTTAGTGGATCATACATTATGACTCTATTACATATTACAgtagttgttagtggatcgtacattatgactctatGACATATTACAGTAGTTGTTAGAGGATCGTACATGATGACTCTATGACATATTACActagttgttagtggatcgtacattatgactctattacatattacactagttgttagtggatcgtacattatgactctattacatattacactagttgttagtggatcgtacattatCATAATGACACATTACAgtagttgttagtggatcgtacattatgactctattacatattacactagttgttagtggatcgtacattatgactctatgtcatattacagtagttgttagtggatcgtacattatgactctattacatattacagtagttgttagtggatcgtacattatgactctattacatattacagtagttgttagtggatcgtacattatgactctatgacatattacactagttgttagtggatcgtacattatgactctatgacatattacactagttgttagtggatcgtacattatgactctatgacatattacactagttgttagtggatcgtacattatgactattacatattacactatttgttagtggatcgtacattatgactctattacatattacagtagttgttagtggatcgtacattatgactctattacatattacactagttgttagtggatcgtacattatgactctatgacatattacactagttgttagtggatcgtacattatgactattacatattacactagttgttagtggatcgtacattatgactctattacatattacactagttgttagtggatcgtacattatgactattacatattacactagttgttagtggatcgtacattatgactctattgcatattacactagttgttagtggatcgtacattatgactctatgacatattacactagttgttagtggatcgtacattatCATAATGACATATTACAgtagttgttagtggatcgtacattatgactctattACATATTACACTATTTGTTAGTGGATCATACATTATGACTCTATTACATATTACAgtagttgttagtggatcgtacattatgactctatgacatattacagtagttgttagtggatcgtacattatgactctattacatattacactagttgttagtggatcgtacattatgactctatgacatattacagtagttgttagtggatcgtacattatgactctattacatattacagtagttgttagtggatcgtacattatgactctattacatattacactagttgttagtggatcgtacattatCATAATGACACATTACAgtagttgttagtggatcgtacattatgactctattacatattacactagttgttagtggatcgtacattatgactctatgtcatattacagtagttgttagtggatcgtacattatgactctatgacatattacactagttgttagtggatcgtacattatgactctatgacatattacactagttgttagtggatcgtacattatgactctattacatattacactagttgttagtggatcgtacattatgactctatgacatattacagtagttgttagtggatcgtacattatgactctattacatattacactagttgttagtggatcgtacattatgactctatgacatattacagtagttgttagtggatcgtacattatgactattacatattacactatttgttagtggatcgtacattatgactctattacatattacagtagttgttagtggatcgtacattatgactctattacatattacactagttgttagtggatcgtacattatgactctatgacatattacactagttgttagtggatcgtacattatgactctatgacatattacactagttgttagtggatcgtacattatCATAATGACACATTACAgtagttgttagtggatcgtacattatgactctattacatattacactagttgttagtggatcgtacattatgactctattacatattacactagttgttagtggatcgtacattGTGATAATGACTTATTACActagttgttagtggatcgtacattatgactctattgcatattacactagttgttagtggatcgtacattatgactctatgacatattacagtagttgttagtggatcgtacattatgactctatgacatattacactagttgttagtggatcgtacattatgactctattGCATATTACACTGGTTGTTATtggatcgtacattatgactctattacatattacactagttgttagtggatcgtaAATTATCATAATGACATATTACAgtagttgttagtggatcgtacattatgactctattACATATTACACTATTTGTTAGTGGATCATACATTATGACTCTATTACATATTACAgtagttgttagtggatcgtacattatgactctatGACATATTACAGTAGTTGTTAGAGGATCGTACATGATGACTCTATGACATATTACActagttgttagtggatcgtacattatgactctattacatattacactagttgttagtggatcgtacattatgactctattacatattacactagttgttagtggatcgtacattatCATAATGACACATTACAgtagttgttagtggatcgtacattatgactctattacatattacactagttgttagtggatcgtacattatgactctatgtcatattacagtagttgttagtggatcgtacattatgactctattacatattacagtagttgttagtggatcgtacattatgactctattacatattacagtagttgttagtggatcgtacattatgactctatgacatattacactagttgttagtggatcgtacattatgactctatgacatattacactagttgttagtggatcgtacattatgactctatgacatattacactagttgttagtggatcgtacattatgactattacatattacactatttgttagtggatcgtacattatgactctattacatattacagtagttgttagtggatcgtacattatgactctattacatattacactagttgttagtggatcgtacattatgactctatgacatattacactagttgttagtggatcgtacattGTGATAATGACTTATTACACTAGTTGTTAGTTAATGTTAGTTAATAATgatcttaaagctgcaatatgcaaATGTTTAATAAGCAGTTCTATCtgttctatttctatgcttcctgttcttaaaTTTTCGATTTTTGGGAatattttactttcggttttgttgTTTGTTTGCTGAGATATGCAAATATTTTTTGTTTATGAAAAAGTTATTTCCCATTTTTTCTCATCAATGATTCTCTTCATAATGATGATACATCTACATGATTCTCTTCATAATGATGATACATCTACATGATTCTCTACATAATGATGATACATCTACATGATTCTCTTCATAATGATGATACATCTACATGATTCTCTACATAATGATGATACATCTACATGATTCTCTACATAATGATGATACATCTACATGATTCTCTTCATAATGATGATACATCTACATGATTCTCTTCATAATGATGATACATCTACATGATTCTCTTCATAATGATGATACATCTACATGATTCTCTACATAATGATGATACATCTACATGATTCTCTTCATAATGATGATACATCTACATGATTCTCTACATAATGATGATACATCTACATGATTCTCTTCATAATGATGATACATCTACATGATTCTCTTCATAATGATGATACATCTACATGATTCTCTTCATAATGATGATACATCTacatgattctctacactatacttgcttgttttgtcacataaactgataTTAGGGCGAACTATTAGAATTGTAACAACCAGGAAActgcggagcgatttctgcatgaTGCGTCTTTATTTAATCACACGACGAatattaattatatttttgtACTAATGAATATTTATATGTATTTCTCTTAAACAACAAATAAAGGACATGAGGGATATTTGCATATATTTCATTTGCATATTGACAAACAACATAGATTGATCGATGTCTCTAATTTCTAGGAAGCATTTTCCGCATTCCATCCCGATCCTAATTTTGTCAGGAAGTTTCTGAAGCCGTTGCTGATTGGAGAGCTGGCACCGACAGAGCCCAGCCAGGACCAGGGGAAAAACGTGAGGAGGcccatctttatctctctccctctacagcaTCACACCCATAACATACATCGTTGTAGGCTACATAATGTGAAGCCTACAGCATCTCTCCCTCTGACACAGCATCACTCCCactctaacatactgtaggttTAGGAAGGGACCCGGGGACCAACGTGAGGCCTGTCTTTCTCTGGCTGATAGGGAATTACATGCTTCTCAGACTGAATGCTGTACAGTTTCTACAATGTGTCAGAAGACCCGGGGACCAAGTCGTGTGTCATCTTCAGTCGTCTACTATaataactagatcacattatacccgcctgtctatgtgcccagatggccctataactagatcacattataccagcctgtctatgtgcccagatgcccctataactagatccCATTATAGCAGCCTGTCTATGTGCCCAgatgcccctataactagatcacattataccagcctgtctatatgcccctataactagatcacattataccagcctgtctatatGCCCAGATacccctataactagatcacattgTACAAGCCTGTCTATATGCCCAGATTCCCTGCTGTCTTACTGCTGTCTTTCTGTTACTTCTATTTCCTTacccttcttcttcctcttcttcttcctcttcttctctacAGGTTTCTCTTCTCAATTTatactgtccttctccctctcctgtccttctccctctcctgtccttctccctctcctgtccttctccctctcctgtccttcttcctctcctgtccttctccctctcctgtccttctccctctcctgtccttctccctctcctgtccttctccctctcctgtccttcttcctctcctgtccttctccctctcctgtccttctccctctcctgtccttctccctctcctgtccttctccctctcctgtccttcttctccctctcctgtccttcttcctctcctgtccttctcccctctcctgtccttctccctctcctgtccttctccctctcctgtccttctccctctcctgtcctgtccttccactccctctcctgtccttctccctctcctgtccttctccctctcctgtccttctccctctcctgtccttctccctctcctgtccttctccctctcctgtccttctccctctcctgtccttctccctctccctctcctgtcctcttcctcccctcctctccctcaattCCCATCTCTCTACCATCATCCATCTTCCTCCTGGTTCATCTACTTTGAGAAAGATCCCATTACATGTGTATTGATTATTGATCACCTCTAATCCATACAGGCAGTACTGGTGCAGGACTTCCAGGCCCTGCGCGACCGTGTGGAGAGTGAGGGTCTGCTCCGTGCCCGCCCCCTCTTCTTCAGCCTCTACCTGGGCCACATCCTGCTACTAGAGGCCCTGGCTTTGGGCCTGCTCTGGGTCTGGGGGACCAGCTGGAGCCTCACACTGCTCTGTTCCCTCATGCTGGCCACGTCTCAGGTACCATTACAGTATTATTAGGGAGTACAAGAAGATATTTGACAGGCAGATTCAAAGGTTAGGCATAGGGATCGAAGGTTAgcgttaaggttagggtattagGTTAGGGTTACGATTAAGGTGAAGGTTAGGGGTGTTGAGgttaggttagggtaagggtttagcTTAGCGATAGGGTTACCAAACCACCTTTCAGACACCATTCAAATTCTGCCTTTCTTTTTCCCTCTCAGGCCCAAGCTGGCTGGCTGCAGCATGACTACGGCCACCTGTCAGTCTGCAAGAAATCTAGTTGTAATCACGTACTGCAAAAGTTTGTCATTGGACACCTAAAGGTAGGCTGCTGGACAATGGTTGGACATTTGACAATACTGTTTCTTTAGGCGGATCTTCTGCTACTCTTTGGATAAGTTAACCGGACACCGTTTAAACCTAGTTCTAGACTGAAAACCATTCTCAATGGATAATCAGCTTTGAAATAACATTTTACTCCAGGACTATGCTAAATCTTTGGTCAGGAAACTGTCCCCTTCACTTTCCTACATTCACCAGAGCAGTGTTACATTTCCAAGTTCACTGCTATACATTAGCCTTATTTTGTGTCGTGTCCAACAGGTGTAAGTTATAGTAAGTGTAATTGTGTGTACCATTAATAAGTAACAGTAGCTGTGTGTTTCCAGGGTGCCTCTGCTAACTGGTGGAACCATCGTCACTTCCAGCACCACGCTAAGCCCAACGTGTTTAGTAAAGATCCTGATGTCAACTCACTGCATGTCTTCGTCCTGGGAGACAAACAGCCTGTAGAGGTAGTTATCACTATAGTATATTTGTGATTCCTGCCCCAACTGGACTCACAACCTTAGTGCTTTATGACCCATCTGACTTCCTGTCATATTTGAATAATAATCTAAATATTCATGTATAATTATTAATGTAGTATTTAAATATCCATGTAATAGTTAATTCAATTAATGTCATTTTTATGAAATAACCATGTAATAATATCCATGTAATAGCTCATTaatttaatgtgatattcatgaAATAACTATGTAATAATATCCACGTAATATTCAAATATCCATGTCATAGCTCATTAAATTAATGTAATATTCATGAAATAACTATGTAATAATACTAGTGTAGTATTTAAATATCCATGTAATAGCTCATTAATTAAATGTAATATTCATGAAATATCCGTGTAATAATATCCATGTAGTAGCTCATTAATTAAATGTAATATTCATGAAATATCCGTGTAATAATATCCATGTAGTAGCTCATTAATTAAATGTAATATTCATGAAATAACCGTGTAATAATATCCATGTAGTAGCTCATTAATTAAATGTAATATTCATGAAATAACCGTGTAATAATATCCATGTAGTAGCTCATTAATTAAATGTAATATTCATGAAATAACCGTGTAATAATATCCATGTAGTAGCTCATTAATTAAATGTAATATTCATGAAATAACCGTGTAATAATATCCATGTAGTAGCTCATTAATTAAATGTAATATTCATGAAATAACCGTGTAATAATATCCATGTAATAGCTCATTaatttaatgtgatattcatgaATTAACCGTGTAATAATATCCATGTAACGGTTTGTCTCAGTCGTGTTAAAACGGTATTCGTGTTTCTGTGTAAGACCCATCTGACTCCTTGTCTCTGTCTATTGCAGTATGGTATAAAGAAGTTGAAGTACATGCCCTACCATCACCAACACCAGTACTTCTTCCTCAGTAAGTTGCTGAACACGTTTCATGGATTTCTGTATAGAATCACATCAACTTCCATTGAACAGGTAAAATACAGACcactgtatgtaatgtatgtaataccAATATTATCCTTCTGTGTTCCAGTTGGACCTCCACTACTTATTCCAGTGTATTTCCACATCCAGATATTGCGGACCATGTTTTTACGACAGGACTGGGTGGTGAGATTTCATACCAACTAATTGTAGACCTAATCCTCTTCATACCCATCTGGAACATAAGGGCTTCCATGAGAGAGTAATGATATGATGGTTAGGactgagcgtggctgaggtgcacctatgaccagctcggaaagcagattgcatagcggaaaggtacggtgggattcgaaatcgttggtgatctgtttgttaacttggctttcgaagaccttcgaaaggcagggcaggatacaTATGACTATGCGAACACCTGGGGGCACTAAATCCTTGTTCGTTGCTCACTAAAGCTAGTGAGCAATAATATTGTActaccaacaacacactgactgtacCATCAGAaatgactaaatcaaatcaaattttatcacatacacatggttagcagatgttaatgcgagtgtagcgaaatgcttgtgcttctagttccaaccgtccttcaacaagtaatctaacaatttcacaacaacaaccttatacacacacaagtgtaaagggggaatgagaatatgtacatataaatatatggatgagcgatggccgaacagcataggcaagatgcagtagatgatatagagtacagtatatacatatacatatgagatgagtaatgtagggtatgtaaacattatattaggtagcattgtttaaagtggctagtgatatattttacatcatttcccatcaattcccattattaaagtggctggagttgagtcagtatgttggcagcagccactcaatgttagtggtggctgtttaacagtctgatggccttgagatagaagctgtttttcagtctctcggtccccagctttgatgcacctgtactgacctcgccttctggatgatagcggggtgaacaggcagtggctcgggtggttgatgtccttgatctttatggacttcctgtgacatcgggtgaacTATCTTCCTCATCACCGTGATAATTGTTGCTTTGCAGTCATCCTATAGGGGAATAGGGGAATGATtttagcaacaaaaaaaatgggatgcatgccagcaaagccactacacaacactaaacaatacattaattgcactgtaatggtgacaaacggtgcccacaaactgttagggctgACATATAGCTGTCCCTTCATCTTACCACTGcaacacctggctatcagcggagccttgtctggcagcgaaactgttcattcagcctcatttactgcctttaaaaaacatagctgatatggctgactcgcttaaacaaatgtggtttctaatgacaattgagatgtacaaactgtggcataaggggacgacaagcggataagaggcaatctgtaatttaGTTTAAGACTTTAATGAGCGAGTTAGgacggacatagtcaatataactatttgtttagcgcTTCTGAAATGTACCgggacagaattcagaacacggGCCGTTCTTCAAGTGTTCAaactgtacaccaagtcagaaccgtaggataaataaagggggatATAAGCAGACATGGAAAGCTTTTAAAATATTAAATGATAACATGTCTCTAAACCAGgctgtaggctacatgtgcaccaccaagtcagaacagtagagtaAGTTATGAGGGGGGAAAGAACCAAATTGTTAGgttgaggcacatgggctactaaccgcttactacacaacatacagttgtattactttcttagctacagtatacatatctgcctggcatattacatcatcaaccaacttgttgtgtaatgtctatgtccaatggccgatgagcatcGATACGTTCCATCTATCATTTCTAataaatgtggggctcaaaaaaTTAATGATGTGTTGCCACTGGGTAGGAACCCCAGATGTATAATGTCTGGCCTAATACCAATCTTTGTCTTCTGTGAAGGATCTGGCGTGttcatgtctgtctgtaataCCAATCTTTGTCTCCTGTGAAGGATCTGGCGTGGTCGATGAGTTTCTACCTTCGCTTCTTCTGCTGTTACTATCCCTTCTTTGGTTTCTTTGGCTCAGTAGCATTGATCAGCTTCGTCAGGTAAAGTATGAACTGAGAGGGAGCTCAAAGATTAACTCATTCATTCGTTGTATTCAAACTATCTACAGTATTAGAAAACAACACAATGCTGTGCTTCATGTAATAATGTAACGTAATATTGTGGCTGAATAattatattgtactgtatatataggtTTTTGGAAAGCCATTGGTTTGTATGGGTGACCCAGATGAATCACCTTCCTATGGAGATGGAACACGAGCGACACCAGGACTGGCTCACCATGCAGGTAACATGTCATTAATAGACACCAGGACTGGCTCACCATGCA is part of the Oncorhynchus keta strain PuntledgeMale-10-30-2019 chromosome 26, Oket_V2, whole genome shotgun sequence genome and encodes:
- the LOC118382825 gene encoding acyl-CoA Delta-6 desaturase-like isoform X1, which produces MGGGGQQTESSEPAKGDGVGPGGGRGGSAVYTWEEVQKHCHRSDQWLVIDRKVYNITQWAKRHPGGIRVISHFAGEDATEAFSAFHPDPNFVRKFLKPLLIGELAPTEPSQDQGKNAVLVQDFQALRDRVESEGLLRARPLFFSLYLGHILLLEALALGLLWVWGTSWSLTLLCSLMLATSQAQAGWLQHDYGHLSVCKKSSCNHVLQKFVIGHLKGASANWWNHRHFQHHAKPNVFSKDPDVNSLHVFVLGDKQPVEYGIKKLKYMPYHHQHQYFFLIGPPLLIPVYFHIQILRTMFLRQDWVDLAWSMSFYLRFFCCYYPFFGFFGSVALISFVRFLESHWFVWVTQMNHLPMEMEHERHQDWLTMQLSATCNIEQSTFNDWFSGHLNFQIEHHLFPTMPRHNYHLVAPLVRALCEKHGVPYQVKTLQKGMTDVVRSLKKSGDLWLDAYLHK
- the LOC118382825 gene encoding acyl-CoA Delta-6 desaturase-like isoform X13; the encoded protein is MGGGGQQTESSEPAKGDGVGPGGGRGGSAVYTWEEVQKHCHRSDQWLVIDRKVYNITQWAKRHPGGIRVISHFAGEDATEAFSAFHPDPNFVRKFLKPLLIGELAPTEPSQDQGKNAVLVQDFQALRDRVESEGLLRARPLFFSLYLGHILLLEALALGLLWVWGTSWSLTLLCSLMLATSQAQAGWLQHDYGHLSVCKKSSCNHVLQKFVIGHLKGASANWWNHRHFQHHAKPNVFSKDPDVNSLHVFVLGDKQPVEYGIKKLKYMPYHHQHQYFFLIGPPLLIPVYFHIQILRTMFLRQDWVDLAWSMSFYLRFFCCYYPFFGFFGSVALISFVRFLESHWFVWVTQMNHLPMEMEHERHQDWLTMQVTCHHY